In the genome of Arachis stenosperma cultivar V10309 chromosome 2, arast.V10309.gnm1.PFL2, whole genome shotgun sequence, the window AGCAGCTTCAACTTGCATTCAATGAGGGATGCTGCATGGCGCAATTTGGTAGCCCGGTCGTACAATGCTGTGCTGGCTTCTGCATAGGCGCTTTGCCACGCCTGAAGCTCTTCCTCTGAGAGATCTCTTGAAGCCAACACAAGTGTGCGCAAACCTTCCAAAGAATACTCATTCAGATGAGTCTGCGTCGCATGCCATACACTGTCCTTGTCATTTGCCAAGATGCTAAGCATGGAAGTATCTGCGCCTTTAACTAACACCTTCACAGCATTGTCCGGAAACCGAATAACAACAGACATTCTCTTCCGCACACTGTCAAACTCATGCATCCCCAGCACTTCCAGTCTATGCATGCAAATACAATTGAAGCAAAACATCAAACATCTAGACTGCAACCAAAAACCAAAAGAGAACTAGTCCTTATTCTTTACCTGATTTTTTCACCATTTTTGTCAACAACAACATGTCCACTTGTTCTCTCAAAAAGAGTGTAACCGTATGCAGAGGCAGCAGAAACCAGAGCTTGTTCATCGGGAGACTCTCCCTGGTAATCAATGCTAACTACACCATCATCTTCCTTGGAAGGCCTAGAACCATTAACAACAGGGATCACAGTATTACAAGCAGTCAACGTGATGAAAAAATCGTGAGCAGCAACTCTTTCCTCGCTACTTGGATCTTCTTCTTTCTGCAACAATGTCATCAGATCATAatcgatgggaatttcagatttGAGCTTCCATCTTCGTTTACTTTTAACTGCTGCAgtgataaaatataacattaaCATTAACATTGTCAATGCAACACACATTGAAGATATGAAGTTCCATAAACAAATACAATACAAAACAATACCAGGAGGCACAGGGATGGAGCTTTCGTAATTTTTTCCAAACACACTAGCTTTCCGGAATTCCATTTTGTTTTCTGTGAGAGTTCCAGTCTTATCAGAGAATATATAACGTATCTGACCCAAATCTTCATTTATATTGAAGGACCTGCACTGGAATCTTAATCCACAAGAAGAATCATGCATATCCATGTCTTCCACCATGAAGTAAGACTGTCCCACACGAACCAACTCCATTGTGATGTAGAGAGAAATCGGAATCATGATCTGAAAGACAATAACGGAactgagaaaggagaagagtaTTTCCATGGGTATGCCGTAGTATCTATAAACTTCTCCAAAATGGGGGCCAAGGTTGAGGTATGTCTTCCTGTAGTAAGGCAAGGTCTCTAGCTGCTGCTTGTGGCGGACGAGCCACACGGCCGTCCCAAGGGCCACGGCGGAGCACATCACAAAAAGAAAAATCGAGAGCCAACCGGTTTCTCTATTCATGTATATCTCCAGCTTGCTTCTCTTGGGAGGAGCAGCTGCACTGTTGAGCATTGCTTTTGTTTCCTGTCCGGCACACACCACCACTCCGATTAACCAGTCAGTGTTCTTCAACACGCAACCCCGAAGCACGATGTTGGATTGGTTCAGCGGAATCTTGTTCCCGTTAAACTCCATGTTGGCTGCAAACTCATAGATGTTCCTGTTAGGCTTCTCGCATCTGATAACTCCCGTGACTCCACACGATTCTGACGTCACTGCCGTAACCGTTTCTTGCCTCGCAAACCTTGTTTTCAGGTTCGATTCTCCGTCCAGATTCATGGTCTGAATGTAGGCAATCCCACTCTGATCACTCGTTCCCAGCAAGACTATGTCGGCCGGGATCATCTCGTCGGCGGAGATCTTAACCACGTCGCCGGCTTGTATTCTCTTCCATTTCTTGGGGCGGAAGTTACCATGTTCCTGAAGCACGAGGCATTCCCTGTTGTTTTCGAATCGATCGGAGCGGTGCTTGCGCCAATCCTCGTAGCCATCTTTGATGGCGGTGACACAGAGGACGAAGAGGAGGGGGAAGAGAGAGGCGGTTCTTCCAAAGACAGCCAATGGAGGAAGCTGGTTGAGAGCGGCAATGGCAAGGAAATAGAGATAAGCAACTCTGTGGAACTGAATGAAGAGATTCTTAGGCAAGAAGGTAAGCAAAGTGTAGCTGCTTGTTCTGATCTCGTTCCCTGTGAACTCATAGTTCTCGTTGGTTCTCTTGGGATCGTTTATGTACACAGACCTGGCATTGGCTTCATGCACGTAAAAGCCGTCATCGAACTGCCCGCTTTTGAAGCGACTCCGACtccgatgatgatgatgatgatgatgaggttTACTATTCTCACATATTTCAAATGGCAAGAGAGAATTCGAATGCGAACGCCGATGCGAATCCATTGGCGTTCCTTGACCCTGCTCCTGCCCTTGCCCTCGCCCTTGTCCCTCCTTCAATAGAGGGAAACTTTCCACTGCATGGCCTTTAGACAAATTTACCAACACCGGTTCGATTCCGATTCCGAGGACATTGCTCAATAACGTGAATAATCGACGAAGCTTTACATCTAGCATGAAACAATGCCCGCCACCATGGCCTTACATACGTTTATTTCGTTTGCATTTTCTTTAattatgatgatgaatgatgaatgatgaatgatgaatgattgaatgatgtTAATGACAATGAcaatgataatgataataatgataataatgacGATAACGAAGAGCGTTTCAAGCTACTCCCCTCCCAGAACTTGTGTTTTCTGGTTCAGCAACTCAGAAGGCAAGCCTCCTAAAACATAAAATGGAGGAGAAATAAATAAACATGTGAAATGATGGAATGGAATCCAAATACATTCAAGGAAAGAAACAAAGAGAGAGACAAAACGATGAAATGTTCGtacctgaaattacaaaagCGGTTGGGAGGGGAATGACAAGAAAAGGGGTATGGGGCGTTATGTCAGAAGAGAGGTTTGATTGAATGAATAATGCATAGAGAAACAGAGAATATGGGATCTGCTCACGTCGTCTACCTAATTACTTTTTGCCTTTCAAATGCAAaccaaaaattatattatttaaaattaattttgtggGTCCAATTCCAAATCGATAAAGGagataaaaaggaaaattaaaaaaaataaagaagaaaatgaaacgGTGTCTCATGAATAGATTATGAACAGTTAGATGTAAGATTAGTAAGTAGAATGACAGCTAAATTGACATGGAGGTTGGAAATGAGACAGAAGCGGAGAACCACGCATGATTTGTAATTGCATTTGCATACCTGCCTGCTTACTAAGCTCAGCTCACTCACCAGTCATATCTATCTGACCCCTtgtcactttttttttatttttaatattagattaataataatgtttttttaaattgtgattaattgtagtatttttttaaaatgtagAATAATTTAATGTATGTAGTATAAATTGGACTgtctaatttttaaaagatacagAAATCGGATCGTCAGATTTTTAGGTACACAAATCGGATCATCCGATTTCTGTACTCAAACCGTCCGATTTGtgttgaaaaaataaaaaaaatttagagtacacaaatcggaccgtccgatttgtgtttaaaaaaaataaaaattttgaagtaCAAAAATCTACCCTTTAATTTGTGTACTTCCACAGATTTAAAAAACGTCAAAAATTACAATATTAAAGTATATCACCACTTCtactttcataataaaaaaaattagccgaTCTCTTGTAACTTTTGTGGTATATATTgtgtatatttttttctttttttaaatattttaaatgaaagttaaagaaaaaatgttaaataatatttttaatataaatattcacttaaaatatattataaataggtggaaatattatttttataaataatttattatatttatttgtttatttaaacgatataaatattatttgttaatttaaattatgattttaaaaCCCGGATGTATATATTGTTTTTAGCTTTTACATAGATATGGAACATATTTTTCATCTAGAATGATAAATAtcgactaaaataaaataataaaaattttgtttattgtttAGTAAAAACGTAAAATCCTAtagatttaagtttggtttgATAAAGTTTTTTAAAGAGGTGTTTGTGCTTTTAAAAagtacaaattttttattttgtgtttagtaaataaaaaatattatatgtccGGACTTACGTTTTAAAAGATTGCTGTATTTTTTAAAGCAACTATTagccaaatttaaaaaatttaatataatctcatatattaaataatttttaaatttaatatttaaatttatattttttatagcatttttaaattttaataattattttactaaatataattattgatgcttgtatttattaaaaattatttttaatttaatttactaaacataaaaattatacttttttttaattattttttaaaaattaatttttataaattacttttaaaaaataaaaacttaatcAATACTTTCGTTCCCACCctagttttatttatttgttttctttggtCAGTTTTCCTTGGAAAGAAGTGCGAGGAGAGGAGTTTAATGTTTTTGGGCCTTCCAGTTTGATGGATGAGGTTTCCATTTGAAGCCTTAATTTGGACcaagaaaaatagaagagagtGATGGATAAAATCATAAAGTGAGGTGAGCACTGAGTAGTGAGGAGGGAGTGAAGATGTGGCAAAAGAGCAACCGTTACTGATTTTTGAGAGGGGAAGGTGCCAAGGTGGAAAGCTTGAAGGCGTCATTTCTTTGTTGGGATTGGAATGAAATGAATGTGGTGTTAGGCATGGCTTCTCTACTCCCTCCAACTCCAACCGCCACTGCCACAGTCCAACagcattattgttattattataatttgcaTAACAACCAAATAGCGGCAATCTGCTGCTTCTCACCTGCTCACAAAAAACTACTCCCCATTACTTCAAAGAGGAAGAGTAGGAGGGGCCTCATCAAGTGCAATGCTTTCTTTGATGACGTGGCAACCGGTTTGTTGGAGTTGGAGAATGCTCCTTACTTTCAGGGCTTATCGGAGACGCAGCGGTGGTGGATAGTGGCTTTTGGCGGCCTTGTTTGGATTTATTTCACTGCaaggcccggggttctcatcgGCGCCATCGATGCATACCTTCTTGCCCCTCTTCAGCTCGCGCTGGACAGTTATTCCGGAAGGAGGAACCTCAAGAGGACTGATTTTCTCGTCGGAGAAAAGCTCGGCGAGGGCTCCTTCGGCGTTGTGTACTCTGGTGTACTCCTCCCAAAGAATCTCAATGACTCGCCGGCGGACCAGAAGAGGCCACGACGGCCTCCGCCTCGGTCTGCTCTTGTTCCCCAATCTCAATCTAAGGACAAAGTCATTCTTAAAAAGGTATCTTACTATCTCATCTCATCGCATAACAATGTAACAATTTTAACCAAGTTGGGATGATCGAGTGGTTAGCTCACTCCTCCGGTTTGGGTTTCGGGGTTTCGAATTCCGAAATTGTACACAGCAGCTCCAAATCCTTAATGGAGCTGAAATTCACTACAGATTAGTCGTTAGCCTGTTGGGACATTGGGGATAGAGTGAGAAATCAACAAACTAACAATTGAGAATTGTTTTTTGCAGGTGAAGGTTGAGATCAAAGGGGCCCGAGAATTCGGTGATTTTGAGGAGTGGTTTAACTACAGGCTCGCTAGAGCAGCACCCGAAACATGTGCCGAATTCCTTGGAAGTTTTGTAGCTGATAAAACAAATTCACAGTTCACAAAAGGTGGAAAATGGCTTGTTTGGAAGTTTGAGGTGCTCTAAATAAGCTGATATTTCTTCTTCCTATTCTTCTGTATAGCGCATGCCTACTAATTTAATGTTAAATCTTACTAGtagaaaacaaaattattgTCTTAGTATGGTTTGGTTCTTAGTTTACTTTCACATTAAATGGAGGGTCCTGCATTTCACAGGGAGATCTCACTCTTGGTGATTACATGAAAGATCGCAACTTCCCCTCAAACTTAGAATCCCTCATGTTTGGACGAATCTTGCGAGGCGCAGACTCTTCTAAGAGAAATGCCTTGATCATCAAGCAAGTAATGCGCCAGATTATTACCTCTCTTAAGAAAATTCACGACACGGGAATTGTTCACAGGGATATAAAGCCAGACAACTTGGTGGTTACTAAGCGTGGTCGGATTAAACTCATTGATTTTGGTGCTGCAACTGACCTACGGATTGGAAAGAATTATGTTCCCAACAAGACACTACTGGATCCTTATTACTGTCCCCCGGAATTATATGTACTTCCAGAAGAAACGCCGAGTCCTCCACCAGAGCCAATTGCAGCTCTCCTTTCGCCAATCTTGTGGCAGGTTTGTTCCTTCTACCATATTCATCTAGTCAAAGTTCATGACTAGGTGCATCAGTTTCTTAGTGAAGATTTGGGACAGACTTAATTCAATATAGTGTCATGATCTCCTAATATATTAATGTTAATTGCCTCTCACTATTTGTTCCACACATGTGTGCATTATATATATGAATTCCGCATGGAAGAGCTGAAGTGGAATTATCTGATGATTGTTGCAGTTAAACAGTCCTGATCTGTTTGATATGTATTCGGCTGGGATTGTGCTTCTGCAAATGGCAATACCATCGTTGAGGTCTGCTGCTGCTTTGAGGAATTTCAATCTGGAAATAAAAAGCTgcggatatgatttgaaaaaatgGAGAGACTATACTCGTCTCAGGCCTGATTTTCAAATTCTGGATAGTGAATCTGGTAGAGGGTGGGACTTAGCTACAAAGCTTATATCAGAGAGAGGTTACCTAAGAAGAGGACGGTTATCTGCTGCTGCTGCTTTAAGACATCCTTATTTTCTTCTGGGCGGGGATCAGGCAGCTGCAGTCCTCTCGAAATTAAGCTTAGACAGAAAGTGATCCGCCTAGCAAAGTAAGTATATCCTCGTATATTCTGATTCTTTCATGTTTTGATCCCTCATTGACCTTTCAGATTTATAGGGATAATTTTAGTAGAAATTCTTTGTTTCTTGTTGCTGCTGTTGATCTTGCTCTATCAAAATATATCCATCTTCATAATTTTTATAGCCTTCAATTGAATATGTTATGTGTTAATAATAACTTAATATTATTTCTATCAGGAGAAGCACATTTGAAGACCACCCGACTTATGAGTTGACAACCATCAGTTATAAGATTTTGTTcgtttgttcttatttttcctGTTTGGTTTTTTTCTCCTAGTATAAGTCAGGGGAAGACTTTATACACAGTTTCAGCCACAGAGTAAGCATCGCAAAGTTTATATGTTAGACAGGAAAGGAGCTTTGCTTCTGCTAAATAGATATACATCTTTCTTGAAATCTATATGGCAGAAAACTCAGGCAGGAGCACTTAATGACTGTAAGATCTTAATCACTATTCTCCCATGGTTTGTTTCTACAGGAGGTGATTGGTCTGAGAATGCCAGGACCTTGCCTGTGGTAccatatataatattacatCTTGAAACAAGATATAGAGATAAGTGAAGTAGCAGTTTATTAACATTGTGTTATAtgtgggttttttttttttccttttaatagATGATACTTGATTGAAGATTATGTATTCATTTCCACAAGGCATTTTGATTTGAAAGTGTCTATGTGCCAAATTGAGTGTATATGTACCTGAGACCTGCAATGCTAACTTATTTTACCAGCTATCACACATGTTATATCATTCCATGTATAGAAATATTGGCATTGTaccgaaaaagaaagaaaaacaacaaaaaatactaTTGGACAACACAAGCAGAACGGGATGGTGAATCTCCAGtctctttactttctttttAGTATCATTTCAAGACTGAAGTTGAGACTCTTGTGTGGCATCCACTTCTATCAACACATGCATGGTTATATGACTATAATACCATTTGTGACTTTCACTACATGGTGTTAGAGCTCATCATGATATAGTACTTTTTGGAACATGCTTTTCTTCTTACAACTCCAGTGACATCTCTTAGAACACAAGGAGTTGAACAGAGCAAGCCTTGTGGATTGAAGGGATATGATGCTTGAGGTGGAAGGAGATTTTGAGAGAACAATTGAATATCCATCATCCATGTAGTCTGTTCCATCAGGAAAGAGTTGCCACAAAAGGCTTCCAGCCCCGCTACCTCCGTTCTTTGTGGAGTTAAGGATGGTCTTGTACACTGTGTTTATGAGGTTGTCTCTGTATGATGAATTATAACCAGGATCTTTTGAAGATACACCAAACTCGGCAAAAACAACGGGCATTCCAAGGTACTTTTCAGCATCCTCGATGTGGGCTTCCATCCAAGACTTTATGAATGGGAGATGGGTGTCAGCAATTGATTGTGAAATCCTTCAACCAGGTAATTAATTCTTAGTCAGAAAGATGTCATGTTCATGTCTAAAGGTGTGCATGTTGGAAAATTAATAGAAATCCTGTGACATATCTACATAACAGTGTATGCCAGTACCCACTTGCATATGAAAATGATATATGGATATAATTGCAGCTGTTTGAATGGAAGGTTTGCAGTTAACGTTGAATAAATTTACCAAGAGTCTGGATAGATGTGAACAGAAGCAAAGTCTACACCGAGAACCTGGTGGTTCCTGATAAAATCAGTTCCAACCTGTTGAGCAAATACGTTTGGGTTGAACTGAAATCTTTGAGGTGTCGAGGGTCCGTAAAATCCTTCAAGACCAATCTCCACTAGGTGCTTCGTATCAATGCTCTTCACATAGAATGCCATTTCTTTTATCCATTCCTAAAGCACATGCAAATATGTGTAAAGTATGGTATCCTTGAAAGAACTGCTGATTACTACTTCACTAGAATGCAATACTAGTGAGAAATGGGAGACgttgaagaagatgatgaatgggAAATGAAACAAAccttgtttgttttcttttagtGGAAAGATTTAGCTATGGAGAGGCTAACCTGTAATGTATCACCTGAGGAATCCAAGATACATCGAGGCTCATTCATGAGTTCCCAAGCGAAAATTGTAGGGTCTTCCTTGTAGGTGATGTTTGTGTATGTATTTACTCTGTTGAGCACCGTCTAATAGTATTGTAACCAAATTAGTCTCGACTCTGACTCTTGAGGAATAAACTGACACAAGACAAGACAGAAAGTGTCAAAATCCTGAAGGAAGTTTTCACCTTAACATGGTTCTTGTAGTAGTTTCTGAGAGTTGGATGTGAGAAGAAGTCGTCATCGGAGGTCAAGTTGAGGCCGGCAGCAGTTCCCCATTTGACATACTGCGCTTTGCCGCCATAAGCCTCCCAGTTGTTTACCAATGACAGTATGAGCCTTATTCTGTATTTCTTTGCTTCACTCACCACAAAATCTAGTGCCTGTCTTGTGATGTTATGATGTGAATCCAACAATCTTCATctcttaatttatatatatatatatatatatatatatatagatcgAGATTAGAGTTACTACCTTGAAGACGCGTTCGTCATAAACTGATGGAGATTTCTGAAGGGCTCGCCATTGACCGTCGTTGAAGGCCCAAGTCCTGCAAACTGTCATGCCTACTGAGGATGCATGCTTGAACACCTCACTGACCTTTCCTCTGGTGGACTCGTCCGCAGCAAATACCATCAGCCAGTATGTGTTGAATCCATTCACATAGAAAGGTTGGTCCCTCACCACAAATTGGTTTCCCTTGGTTTGCACCATCTCCCATTCACCTTCTTCGACATCTCCCATTTCGCTCCTTAAAGAAACCACAATATCATGCATCAATGCCCAATGGAAGACACAACATGCATGTTTATTTCTAGAACTGTAAATTATAATACATACCTAGAGCTTTGGAAGGATATGGAATGGCTTTCCCCTTCTTCATATTCACTGCTATCAAATTCAGTTGAACTTACGCTTTTAGTAAGGATCAGAAAAAGGATCAAGGTAATAACACTCCTTTGATTCTCCATAGCAAGCTTATTAACCAGGTATT includes:
- the LOC130962348 gene encoding mannan endo-1,4-beta-mannosidase 6, translated to MENQRSVITLILFLILTKSVSSTEFDSSEYEEGESHSISFQSSRSEMGDVEEGEWEMVQTKGNQFVVRDQPFYVNGFNTYWLMVFAADESTRGKVSEVFKHASSVGMTVCRTWAFNDGQWRALQKSPSVYDERVFKALDFVVSEAKKYRIRLILSLVNNWEAYGGKAQYVKWGTAAGLNLTSDDDFFSHPTLRNYYKNHVKTVLNRVNTYTNITYKEDPTIFAWELMNEPRCILDSSGDTLQEWIKEMAFYVKSIDTKHLVEIGLEGFYGPSTPQRFQFNPNVFAQQVGTDFIRNHQVLGVDFASVHIYPDSWISQSIADTHLPFIKSWMEAHIEDAEKYLGMPVVFAEFGVSSKDPGYNSSYRDNLINTVYKTILNSTKNGGSGAGSLLWQLFPDGTDYMDDGYSIVLSKSPSTSSIISLQSTRLALFNSLCSKRCHWSCKKKSMFQKVLYHDEL
- the LOC130962347 gene encoding serine/threonine-protein kinase STN8, chloroplastic yields the protein MNVVLGMASLLPPTPTATATVQQHYCYYYNLHNNQIAAICCFSPAHKKLLPITSKRKSRRGLIKCNAFFDDVATGLLELENAPYFQGLSETQRWWIVAFGGLVWIYFTARPGVLIGAIDAYLLAPLQLALDSYSGRRNLKRTDFLVGEKLGEGSFGVVYSGVLLPKNLNDSPADQKRPRRPPPRSALVPQSQSKDKVILKKVKVEIKGAREFGDFEEWFNYRLARAAPETCAEFLGSFVADKTNSQFTKGGKWLVWKFEGDLTLGDYMKDRNFPSNLESLMFGRILRGADSSKRNALIIKQVMRQIITSLKKIHDTGIVHRDIKPDNLVVTKRGRIKLIDFGAATDLRIGKNYVPNKTLLDPYYCPPELYVLPEETPSPPPEPIAALLSPILWQLNSPDLFDMYSAGIVLLQMAIPSLRSAAALRNFNLEIKSCGYDLKKWRDYTRLRPDFQILDSESGRGWDLATKLISERGYLRRGRLSAAAALRHPYFLLGGDQAAAVLSKLSLDRK